Part of the Natronobacterium gregoryi SP2 genome, GTCGAAATCGTCGGCGAAGGCCTCGCGGTTCTGGCGGGTCGGCGAGTAGACTCGGACCGCCTCGAACGCCCGGACGGTCGCGGTGGTGTGGAGCTGACCGCGGGCTTGCGAGCCGCTGCCGATAACGGCGAGGGTCGTCGCGTCGTCGCGGGCGAGTTCGTCGACGGCGACTGCGCCCGCGGCACCGGTCTTGAACGGGTTCATGCTCGCACCGTCGAGGAGAGCCAGCGGTTCGCCGTTCTCGGCGTCGAACAGTGGCGTCACGAACCAGGCGTCTCCCGCGCCGAACCCGGCACCGTACATGTAACCGCCCATCGCTCCGGTTTCGGGGAGTACGGCCGCGTAGCTGGTGAACATGCCGTCGGGTTCGGTCCGGTGGAACTTCTGGCGAGGGTGTGCTGGCGCGCCGTCGCCGACCTGCTGGTAGCCGTCCCTGACTGCCTCGACGTACTCCGCGGGTGTCGCGAGTCCATCGATCTCGTCGCTGGTGAGAAACAGAGCGTCGGTCATGGGCTGTACTATCGAGTACAGGTGGAAAAAGGCACGTGGCCGGGCCAGCGCCGCGTCGGAACCGAGAAGGGACGAGCGGTTCGTCTTCCAACACCGTCGCCAGGGAGCGCCAGTCACCCCCTCGAGTGGTCGATCGAAATTCGTCGGAGCCGTCGACCACACACTCGACGAGACCGGTCTCGCCACGGATCGCGAAGAAGCCTGTCCACTCCGTGTTTCGAGTGTGACGCCCGGATACGCCAGTCGTGGGTGGCTATCGAGTCCGCGACGCGGACAGCGAAACGGTCGTCGCTCGCTGTCCGACGCCCACGCCATCCGACGCCGGTCGCGAGCTCACTTACGCGAATCGGGGGATCGACATGCGTGTGAATCGCCGTACGCCCCTGTAACACCACACATATGGGATTAAAGAACGAAGACCAAGCAGGTGACCGACTAACGATGAGGAATCGACGGCTCGAACTCGATTCGCTGACCGGAATCCACTGGCTTGCTATCCTCGCGGCGATCGTGAGCGGGCTCGTTCATCTGGTGTTGGGGGTCGGATTCCTCCCACACTGGATGGGCGCGCTCTTCTTGCTCGCGGCAGTCGGCTTCGCGGCCGGCATCGGCCTCGTCCTGATCGACTATCGACGACGGCTGGTGTACCTGGTGGGGATTCCGTTCGTCGGAGGGCAGGTCGTTCTCTGGTACGCACTGAACCAGCCGTCGAGCATCGGTGATCTGGGCGTGGCTGAAGTCGTCGACAAACTCGCCCAGGCCGTCCTGATCGTAGCACTCTCCGTCCTCTATCGCTGGGAGCCGTGACCGACCCCGAGCTACGGATCGGTTCCTGGAAGCGGATCAGCGGCCAACTGGACGTCCAGTTTCGACAGACAGTCACGGCCCGGCTCGAGGCCACCGTTCCGGTCGAACTGGTGCGGCGTGGACACCGTCTCCGGCGGTCACTGCTTCCCAGCCGGTACACCGACGCCGACCCGCTGTGTGTCGTCGAAGTGGACCCTCACCGAATCGAACGGAGCATTCTCGAGACCGCCCCAACCTACCCGCAGTGGGGGCGCGTCGAGGGCGGCGACTGGGACCGTCGATGGGAGCCGTTCGACGACCGGCTCGTCCCCCAGGCGATGAGACAGCGGTTCGTCGACGGGCAACCCTGGCGGGAGACGCTGTTGCTTGAGGCCTACCGCGAACAGCTCGAACGGTTCGGGAACGCCTGGGAGCATACCTCGATCGATGGGTTCGACCGTCGGTGTCGAGCGATCGAACGACTCTATACGTCGATCCGTACGGACGGCTACAAACGACAGACGGAGCTGCGCCAGTGGAGCGGCAGGGAACCGATCGCGACCCGCGTCGACGAGATCAACGTCGACATCGCCCGCGACGGGACGCTGTACTGGCGTGGCTACGGGCAACATCGGCTCGCGATCGCCAAACTGCTCGATCTCGAGTCAGTACCGGTCCTGTTGCACCGTCGTCACGCCGGGTGGCAGACGCGCCGGGAGCAAATCAGGGAGTGGCTGGTGGACTCGGGCGACGCGGGCGACGAGTTGGCCGTCGATCATCCCGATCTGACCGATCTCGTCGGCGCGAACAGGGGGGAGTCGTCGTGACGGATCGACCGTTCCGTGCGCCGGCCGCGAGTGTGACTCGCCAGTGGATGATCCTCGCAAGTGCCGTCGCCGTTCTCGCGCTGGTGGCTGGTTCGCCCGTCTACGCGTGGTCTTCCGGCGCAGGTGGACCGTTCGTCGTCGGGGCCGTCCTCGGATTCGTCGCGGTCGTCGTCGCGTCCTGGCGATCGATCACGCTGGCCCGGCAACGCGTGGGCGTCGAACCGATCACCCCGGCAACCTGGCTCACCGCCAGCCGGGGTGGAACGCTCGTGATACTCGCCGGGTTTCTTCTGATTGCCCGGCCTCCCGATGCGTTCGCGTGGGTGCCCGCGACACTGTTCGCGGTCGCCGCCGGTCTGGATGCCGTCGACGGGACACTGGCTCGAGCGACCGACGATGTCTCGGAACTCGGCAGCCGACTCGACGTCGAAATCGACTCACTGACAGTGCTCGTCGGCACGCTGCTTGCCATCCAGTACGACGTCGTCCCTGTCGCATTTCTCGTCGTCGGGCTCTCGCGGTACGCGTTCGTCGCCGGAATACGCTACCGGCGATGGGCCGGCCGGCCAGTGTACGACCTCGACCCGAGCACGCCACGGCGCGTTCTCGGGGCGCTCGCGATGGTGACCATCTGGCTCGCACTCTCGCCGATCCCTGGCCCAGCGCCCACTCGAGTCCTCGCGGTCGTCGTTTTGTTCCCGTTCGTGGCGAACTTCGCCCGGGACTGGCTGGTCGTCTCCGGTCGGCGTCGCCACACGTAAACTGCCCGTAGCCCACCGTTAAGTGCTCGCGCCCGAAAGGTATCCACATGTACTCCGTTTCGGTTTCTCGGTCGTTCGTCGCCCAGCACTACCTGACGGTGCCGAATCCAGGCCCCGAAGGGGAGCTACACTCTCACCAGTTCACCGCCGAAGTAACGTTCGAGGGGCCCGAACTCGGCGAGTACGGCTACCTCGTCGACATCGACGCGGTCGTCGAAGCGCTCGAAACCGTCGTCGAGACGGTTCGAGATCGGACGCTCAACGACCTTCCCGCCTTCGAGAGGAAGAACCCGAGTGCCGAGCGTCTTGCCAAAGTCGTCGGCGATCGGCTGCTCGAGGAACTCGAACCGGAGACAGCCACGCGACTCGCGGTGACTGTCCAGGAAGATGACATCGCGTCGGTCACTCACGACCGTTCGCTGTGAGTGTATGCACGTCGGCCTGGTCGTCTACGGCGACCTCGAGGAAACCTCTGGCGGGTTCCGGTATGACAGACGGCTGGTCGAGTCGTTGCGGGCGCGGGGCGACACCGTCGAAGTCGTCTCGCTGCCGTGGCGCTCGCTCGCACGGGGCGTGTTCGACGGCTGGTCGCGCTCGATCCGGTCACGGCTCGACCGACCGGTGGACGTCTTGCTCCAGGACGAACTCTGTCACCCGTCACTGTGGTACCATAACCGCCGGCTCGAGCGACCCGAGGCCGTCGTCGCTTTGATCCACCACCTCCAGTCGGACGATCCCACGACGCGTCGCAACCGGCTCCACCGGCCGTTCGAGCGACGATATCTCGAGTCGGTCGACGCGACGATCGCCACCAGCGAGTTCACCCGGCAGCGAGCGGCGAAGATCGTCCCGTCGCTGGCCGACCGGCCGGGGCTGGTCGCATCCCCAGCCGGCCGTGCCGGCGGCGGGGCGGTAACGAAGGGCGACGTCGTCGACCGCGCCCACGACGGTCCGCTGCGGGTGACGTTCGTGGGCAACGTCGTCCCCAGGAAAGATCCACTGACACTCGTCTCGGCGTTCGCTTCCGAACGGGCCACCGACGACTGGCAGTTGACGATCGTCGGTAGCCACGACGACCGCGGCTACGTGAAGCGCGTCCGCGACCGAGTCGCGTCGCTCGGCCTGACCGACCAGGTCACGCTCACGGGGGAGGTCCCGACGCCGCGACTCGAGTCGATTCTCGAGGGCAGCCACTGTCTCTGCGTTCCCTCGCGGTACGAAGCCTTCGGGATGGTGTATCTCGAGGCGATGGAGTACGGCGTCGTCCCGATCGCGACCGAAAACGGCGGTCCACGAGAGTTCGTCGACCACGGCACGAGCGGTGTTCTCGTCGATCCCGGCGACAGTCGGGCGATCGCAACCGCGCTCGAGCGCCTCGACACCGACCGTGACCGACTTGCCACGCTGGGCGTCAGCGCACTCGAGGGCGCACGCGAGCACCCGACCTGGGACGAGACGATGCGGTCCGTCAGGTCGTTTCTCCAGCGCGTCGCGACCCCGTAGCTACCCGTCGACACCGAGCAACACGTCCAGTCCGTGGGCAACGTAGACGAGTTCGCCCGACTCGACCTGTTCTCGCCGGCGAGCGATCCACGACTCGAGGGCGTCGCCGTCGACGGCCGGATCGTCCTCGAGGGCGGTGTGAACGGTCTCGAGGACGTGCTGGAGGAAGTACGCCTCGTCGGCAGGATACGACCCGTCGTCGGCGGTGACGATCCAGTCGGAGGCTCCCGCCGCGTGGCAGACGTGCTCGTTGGCGGCGCACTCGAGGAGGCGGCGGCCGGCGTGGGGATCGCCAGGGTTCGCCCGTCGACGCATGTCTTCGTGATAACGGTCGGAGACGTACTCGTCGAAGCCGGGCACCGCCGTGGGCTGGAAGATCGTCTCGCCGTCGAACGTGATGGGGAAGTAACAGAGACAGCCCGATGGGAGACACGCGAGCAGCGTTTCGACCTCGACAGGCCGGAAGAGGTCGACGAAGGCCGAGCCGACGACCGC contains:
- a CDS encoding CDP-alcohol phosphatidyltransferase family protein; the protein is MTDRPFRAPAASVTRQWMILASAVAVLALVAGSPVYAWSSGAGGPFVVGAVLGFVAVVVASWRSITLARQRVGVEPITPATWLTASRGGTLVILAGFLLIARPPDAFAWVPATLFAVAAGLDAVDGTLARATDDVSELGSRLDVEIDSLTVLVGTLLAIQYDVVPVAFLVVGLSRYAFVAGIRYRRWAGRPVYDLDPSTPRRVLGALAMVTIWLALSPIPGPAPTRVLAVVVLFPFVANFARDWLVVSGRRRHT
- a CDS encoding ornithine cyclodeaminase family protein → MTDALFLTSDEIDGLATPAEYVEAVRDGYQQVGDGAPAHPRQKFHRTEPDGMFTSYAAVLPETGAMGGYMYGAGFGAGDAWFVTPLFDAENGEPLALLDGASMNPFKTGAAGAVAVDELARDDATTLAVIGSGSQARGQLHTTATVRAFEAVRVYSPTRQNREAFADDFDQRLEATVTATDSSADAIDGADVVVTATKSTEPVFGGDDLEPGTHVTAMGQYEEESHEIDVRTVERATYVPDLRERATFDAGAFLAALEEGAITEDHVHAELGEVVAGHAPGRTSDDEITVFDSGGTGIETVAAAHMLYERAREQDLGSTISFAPASEALTGRLPDGS
- a CDS encoding glycosyltransferase family 4 protein codes for the protein MTSRRSLTTVRCECMHVGLVVYGDLEETSGGFRYDRRLVESLRARGDTVEVVSLPWRSLARGVFDGWSRSIRSRLDRPVDVLLQDELCHPSLWYHNRRLERPEAVVALIHHLQSDDPTTRRNRLHRPFERRYLESVDATIATSEFTRQRAAKIVPSLADRPGLVASPAGRAGGGAVTKGDVVDRAHDGPLRVTFVGNVVPRKDPLTLVSAFASERATDDWQLTIVGSHDDRGYVKRVRDRVASLGLTDQVTLTGEVPTPRLESILEGSHCLCVPSRYEAFGMVYLEAMEYGVVPIATENGGPREFVDHGTSGVLVDPGDSRAIATALERLDTDRDRLATLGVSALEGAREHPTWDETMRSVRSFLQRVATP
- a CDS encoding DUF7475 family protein, with the translated sequence MRNRRLELDSLTGIHWLAILAAIVSGLVHLVLGVGFLPHWMGALFLLAAVGFAAGIGLVLIDYRRRLVYLVGIPFVGGQVVLWYALNQPSSIGDLGVAEVVDKLAQAVLIVALSVLYRWEP
- a CDS encoding class I SAM-dependent methyltransferase, encoding MPRTYSKERYLAAKRTVDDRALDRTVLKAFERRLEAGDHVVEVGAGIGTMLQRLLEWERLPETVTYTLVDVDGDAIATARERLPAWAEERDYHVEPGDSTGEFTLSRDKRAVTVRSTVSDATVAFDHEKPAVALDDEAPDAVVGSAFVDLFRPVEVETLLACLPSGCLCYFPITFDGETIFQPTAVPGFDEYVSDRYHEDMRRRANPGDPHAGRRLLECAANEHVCHAAGASDWIVTADDGSYPADEAYFLQHVLETVHTALEDDPAVDGDALESWIARRREQVESGELVYVAHGLDVLLGVDG
- a CDS encoding 6-pyruvoyl trahydropterin synthase family protein: MYSVSVSRSFVAQHYLTVPNPGPEGELHSHQFTAEVTFEGPELGEYGYLVDIDAVVEALETVVETVRDRTLNDLPAFERKNPSAERLAKVVGDRLLEELEPETATRLAVTVQEDDIASVTHDRSL